The genomic window GCAGAACTTCAAGAGCAGCAAGGGCGCACGCTGGAAGGTCCCGGGCAACCCCGGCGCCGACGGCGGCCTCCGCTACCTGGGCGAGGACCTCGAGCCGTACAAGCAACGGTTCGAGATGAAGTCCGGCGGCAAGGCGGATTGGGAGGCCCTCGTCAAGCTCTGCAAGACGCTCAACCAGGCCCCGGCCGGGGAGCTCGAGTCCGCCCTCTCGCCGATGCTCGATATCGACGGGGCGCTCCGGTTCCTGGCCCTGGACAACGCCCTGATCAACGGCGACGGCTACTGGTCCCGCGCCAGCGACTACAGCCTGTACCGCGACGGCTCGGGCAAGTTCCACCTGGTCCCGCACGACATGAACGAGACCTTCGGCCCGGCGATGATGTTCGGCCCGCCGGGCGGCCCCGGGGGCTCCGGGAGGGGGCCGGGCGGATCGGGCGGGCGGCGTGGCGGCCCGCGAGGGATCCCCGGCGGCCCGGGCGGTGGGCCTCCGGGCGGCGGCCCGGGCGGCCCCGGCGGGTTCGGCGGGCCCGGGCGGACGCCGGCCGCGGACCTGGACCCGCTGGTCGGCCTTGAGGACGAGCGGACCCCGCTGCGGAGCAGGCTGCTGGCGGTCCCCGCGCTGCGGGCCCGCTACCTCGCCTACGTGCGCCGGATCGCCGACGAATGGCTGGACTGGAAGACGCTGGGGCCGATCGTCGCCGGCTATCGCACCCTGATCGACGAGGCCATCGAGGAGGACACGCGGAAGCTGTCCTCGACGGAGGAGTTCCGGAAGTCGACGGCCGACGCCATCGAGGCCGGGGCGGGGGCCGAGGCCCGGCCGCGCTGGGGGCCGCCGTCGATGGGGCTGCGGGCCTTCGCGGACGGCCGCCGGGCCTACCTCCTGGACTACCTCGAGAAGAAGGGGGGCGTGAAATGACCTCCGCGAACGATGCCGCCCCGATCGCCTCCGGCCGGGGGGCTCCCGATGCCTGAGTGGCTCACGCGTTCGATGAACGGCGGGTCCGGCGGCTCCCCCCTGGAGCTGGGCGAGCGTTTCCTCGCCGCCCTCCTCCTGGGCGCGGCGGTGGCCGCCTTCTACCGCTGGGCCCGGCGGGGCGAGGAGGTCCCGCCGACCTTCCAGGCCACCCTCGTCATGCTCGCCACCCTGATCGCTATGGCGACGAAGGTCATCGACGACAGCGTCGCGAGGGCCTTCAGCATGGTCGGGGCCCTGTCCGTGGTCCGCTTCCGGACGGTGGTCAAGGATACCCAGGACACGGCGTTCGTCATCATGGCCGTGATCGTCGGGATGGCCGTGGGGGTGGATCGCATGGTGATCGCGGTGGTCGGCCTGGCCGTCCTCGCCGCCGCCGGGCTGGTCCTCTGGCCGCCCGGACGGCCCAGGGGTTGGCAGGCCCAGCCCGTCACGCTCTCGCTCCGCACCGGCCTGTCGGATTCCGTCCGCGTGGCCGCGGAGTCGGCCCTGGCGTCCTCCGCCGGGAGCATCGAGCTGATCACGGCGGGCACCGCGAGGCAGGGGGCGGCGCTCGACTTCACCTACCGCGTCCGCCTCCGCCCCGGCTGCTCGCTGGCGGGCGTCGCGGCCGAACTGAACGCGATCGAGGGCGTCCAGTCGGTCGAGCTCTCCCGCCGCGATTGACGCGACTCCGTCCGCGCGTTCACTTCCCGCCGGCCGGGCAGGGCAGGCCGGCGGACCGGAAGGCCCGGCCGAGGTCGCCGTCGCCGGTCGCGAAGCCGAGCCAGCGGGCGAAGCGGACCTGCCGATAATAAGCGTACCAGGACTTCCGAGCCCGGTCCCTGGTCCTGCGACTTCGTCGAGCGTCCATGGGCGTATCTTCCTGGAGGACGAATACGAGGTGGAACCATCTGCATCACTGCCATCAGCCATCTATCACCAAATATAGGTCACGACCGATGGCTTGTGACTTCCCCGTCAGCACGCCGTAGAATCGAGGGGGGATGAAGACCGCGAGGGCCGCGCCATGCCTCGGGATCGAAACCGGCGGATCGCTCCGCCCGTCCGCCTGGGGGTCCTGACGCTGCTGGGCTGGCTGCTGGCCGGTTGCGGCGGAGGCGGGGGCAAGCTGCCCCCGGAGGACGCATCGCGGATGAAGATCCAACTCAAGAGTCGAGCGTTCGCCGACGGGGCCGCGATCCCCAGGGAGTACACCTGCGACGGGGCCGACCGGTCGCCGCCCCTGGAGTGGTCCGGCGTCCCGGCCGCCTCGAAATCGCTATCCCTGATCGTCGACGACCCCGACGCCCCGGCCGGCACGTGGTCGCACTGGGTGGCCTACGACATCGACCCGGCCGTCTCCTCCCTGCGCGGGGGGATCCCGGCGGATGAGCCGTCGTTCCGCCAGGGGACGAACGACTTCGGCAAGCCCGGCTACGGCGGCCCTTGCCCGCCCTCGGGCACGCACCATTACCACTTCCGCCTCTATGCCCTGGACCGCAGGCTCGACCTTCCCGCCGGGGCGACCCGCAGGGCGGTCCTCGACGCCGTCGCCGGGCACATCCTGGCCGAGGGCCGGCTGATCGGGACCTACGCCCGCTGACGGCTCACCTCGACCGGGCGGGCGGGGCGGGGGAGGTCGTCGCGGCCGCGCCCGACCGGCGGCGGAGGTCCTCGTTCTCGAGGCGGAGCTGCTCCACGCGACGGCGGAGGTCCTCGTTCTCGGCCCGGAGGCGATCGGCCCCGCGGACCTGCTCCTCCCGGACCACGGACCGGATGGCGAGCTCCC from Aquisphaera giovannonii includes these protein-coding regions:
- a CDS encoding DUF4956 domain-containing protein, producing the protein MPEWLTRSMNGGSGGSPLELGERFLAALLLGAAVAAFYRWARRGEEVPPTFQATLVMLATLIAMATKVIDDSVARAFSMVGALSVVRFRTVVKDTQDTAFVIMAVIVGMAVGVDRMVIAVVGLAVLAAAGLVLWPPGRPRGWQAQPVTLSLRTGLSDSVRVAAESALASSAGSIELITAGTARQGAALDFTYRVRLRPGCSLAGVAAELNAIEGVQSVELSRRD
- a CDS encoding YbhB/YbcL family Raf kinase inhibitor-like protein, which encodes MPRDRNRRIAPPVRLGVLTLLGWLLAGCGGGGGKLPPEDASRMKIQLKSRAFADGAAIPREYTCDGADRSPPLEWSGVPAASKSLSLIVDDPDAPAGTWSHWVAYDIDPAVSSLRGGIPADEPSFRQGTNDFGKPGYGGPCPPSGTHHYHFRLYALDRRLDLPAGATRRAVLDAVAGHILAEGRLIGTYAR